The following are encoded in a window of Pseudomonas sp. St316 genomic DNA:
- a CDS encoding VOC family protein encodes MVDFNALLPEMIVSDMKCSLKFYCKVIGFNVEYERPEDGFAFISYHGSQLMLEQDRQDTSPWRVGPLEKPYGRGMNLSIECPDVKTLARALVLSGYTLRKPIEEHWYRENKELQGESNFLVLDPDGYLLRFAQDLGRRPLPRDEL; translated from the coding sequence ATGGTTGATTTTAATGCGCTATTACCAGAAATGATTGTCTCTGACATGAAGTGTAGTTTGAAGTTTTACTGCAAGGTGATAGGTTTCAATGTTGAGTATGAACGGCCGGAAGACGGCTTTGCTTTCATTTCATATCATGGAAGTCAATTGATGTTGGAGCAGGACCGTCAGGATACGTCTCCCTGGCGAGTTGGTCCGCTGGAGAAACCCTATGGACGCGGAATGAATCTTTCAATCGAGTGTCCCGATGTCAAGACTTTGGCGAGAGCGCTCGTATTGTCTGGGTATACGTTGCGCAAGCCTATAGAGGAGCATTGGTATAGGGAAAATAAAGAGCTCCAAGGCGAGAGCAACTTCCTGGTGCTTGATCCCGACGGCTATTTGCTTCGATTTGCCCAGGATTTAGGCCGTAGACCATTGCCACGAGACGAGCTTTGA
- a CDS encoding methyl-accepting chemotaxis protein, with the protein MFRWLAQGLGNVSVNRKLGAGFGLVLFLTLMIAFTGWSGLGNVISRGDKLGFIASLNDLSKDLNLASIDYNTTRGEKGPQPVNDLLGKLEEGLKTARLLIEQPADVALIDAQLAAVAEYKSAFAQMTSATVSREDARSKLGASADSTVAHVAGVEKASLQAGDITQFNSVVALSKAIQQARYQVRGYTYSGKSEAQQPAIDAITDVLKLLARLPAQLPEEHADTLQQASDSMNVYRAAVSQFRDSQLDNNAALQRMSEQGKILIDSSQKLTVSQTAVRDHDTGQAKSVLIAAAALALLFGVIAALFITRQIVGPLGETLKVAERVAAGDLTHNLTSERRDELGQLQRAMQSMTVGLRQLIGGISEGVTQIASAAEQLSAVTEQTSAGVNSQKVETDQVATAMHEMTATVQEVARNAEEASEAAVAADQQAREGDKVVGEAIAQIERLAKEVGNSTAAMGDLKRESDKIGSVLDVIKSVAQQTNLLALNAAIEAARAGEAGRGFAVVADEVRSLAQRTQKSTEEIEELIVGLQSGTEQVATIMDNSRSLTESSVELTRRAGGSLENITRTVSAIQSMNQQIAAAAEQQSAVAEEINRSVLNVRDVSEQTSAASEETAASSAELARLGTHLQSLVGKFKT; encoded by the coding sequence ATGTTCCGGTGGCTTGCCCAGGGTCTGGGAAACGTAAGCGTTAATCGCAAACTCGGCGCAGGCTTCGGCCTGGTGCTATTCCTCACCTTGATGATTGCATTCACCGGTTGGTCCGGCCTGGGCAACGTCATCAGTCGGGGGGACAAACTGGGGTTTATTGCCAGTCTCAACGACTTGAGCAAAGACTTGAACCTGGCCAGCATCGACTACAACACCACGCGGGGCGAGAAAGGACCGCAACCGGTCAACGACCTGCTGGGCAAGCTCGAAGAGGGCTTGAAGACTGCTCGCCTATTGATCGAACAACCGGCCGACGTCGCGCTGATCGATGCGCAACTGGCCGCCGTCGCCGAATACAAAAGCGCCTTCGCCCAGATGACCAGCGCCACCGTCAGCCGCGAAGACGCCCGCAGCAAGCTCGGCGCCAGCGCCGACAGCACCGTGGCCCACGTCGCCGGGGTGGAAAAAGCCTCGCTGCAAGCCGGCGATATAACCCAGTTCAACAGTGTGGTGGCCCTGAGCAAGGCGATCCAACAGGCGCGCTATCAGGTTCGCGGCTACACCTACAGCGGAAAAAGCGAGGCCCAGCAACCGGCCATCGATGCTATCACCGATGTCCTGAAGCTACTGGCACGCTTGCCGGCCCAGCTACCCGAGGAACACGCCGATACCCTCCAACAAGCCAGCGACTCGATGAACGTCTATCGCGCGGCGGTCAGCCAGTTCCGCGACTCCCAGCTGGATAACAATGCAGCACTGCAACGAATGAGTGAGCAAGGCAAGATACTGATCGACTCCAGCCAGAAGCTCACCGTATCCCAGACAGCCGTGCGTGACCATGATACCGGCCAGGCCAAGTCTGTCCTGATCGCTGCTGCCGCCCTGGCGCTGCTTTTTGGCGTGATCGCCGCCCTGTTCATCACCCGGCAGATCGTCGGTCCACTCGGCGAGACCTTGAAGGTCGCCGAGCGCGTGGCCGCCGGCGACCTGACTCACAACCTCACCTCCGAGCGTCGCGACGAACTGGGCCAACTGCAACGCGCCATGCAAAGCATGACCGTGGGCCTGCGGCAATTGATCGGTGGCATCAGCGAAGGTGTTACCCAGATCGCCAGCGCTGCCGAACAGCTCTCGGCCGTGACCGAGCAGACCAGCGCCGGGGTCAACAGCCAAAAAGTGGAAACCGATCAGGTCGCCACCGCCATGCACGAAATGACCGCGACGGTGCAGGAAGTCGCGCGCAACGCCGAGGAAGCCTCCGAAGCCGCCGTCGCAGCCGATCAGCAGGCCCGTGAAGGTGACAAGGTTGTTGGCGAAGCCATCGCCCAGATCGAGCGCCTGGCCAAAGAGGTGGGTAACTCCACCGCCGCCATGGGCGATTTGAAGCGTGAGAGCGACAAGATTGGCAGCGTCCTGGACGTGATCAAGTCCGTGGCCCAGCAAACCAACCTGCTGGCCCTCAACGCGGCCATCGAGGCGGCCCGTGCCGGTGAGGCCGGACGCGGCTTCGCCGTGGTGGCCGATGAGGTCCGCAGCCTGGCCCAACGCACCCAGAAGTCCACGGAAGAAATCGAAGAACTGATCGTGGGCCTGCAAAGCGGCACCGAGCAGGTCGCGACCATCATGGACAACAGCCGCAGCTTGACCGAAAGCAGCGTCGAACTGACCCGCCGTGCCGGGGGTTCGTTGGAGAATATTACTCGCACGGTGTCGGCGATCCAGTCGATGAACCAGCAGATCGCCGCGGCGGCTGAGCAGCAGAGTGCGGTGGCTGAAGAGATCAACCGTAGTGTGCTGAATGTGCGCGACGTGTCTGAACAGACCTCGGCGGCCAGTGAAGAGACCGCCGCTTCGAGTGCTGAGCTGGCGCGGTTGGGGACGCATCTTCAATCGCTGGTTGGCAAGTTCAAGACCTGA
- a CDS encoding methyl-accepting chemotaxis protein, producing the protein MFSWLTEKLGNVSVNRKLGFGFGLVLLMTLLSTFAGWNSLSSVISRADKQASIASLNELAKDLRVASLSYEMRRGEQGPAAVSELLGKLQESIQAALKQFVRPADQELLNQQLAILDEYKRAFADLTQATQNRESARSKLGANADNAVAKVTEVENAVRQGDSVAQFDSVVSLSKAIQQARYQVRGYTYSGKADAEQPALDAIDNVLKTLESLPGKVPEQHTANLQQSSESMKAYRAAVSQFRDSQVASAAALKKMLDQDTRLDVLNNQLTTSQIEKRNQETAQAKETLIIVTILALAFGLLAAWIITRQIVGPLQQTLVALERVASGDLSQNLVVTRRDDMGQLQGSLQRMVISLRQLIGGISDGVTQIASAAEQLSAVTEQTSAGVNSQKVETDQVATAMHEMTATVQEVARNAEEASEAALAADQQAREGEKVVGEAIAQIERLSKEVGNSTEAMGHLKRESDKIGSVLDVIKSVAQQTNLLALNAAIEAARAGEAGRGFAVVADEVRSLAQRTQKSTEEIEELILGLQSGTEQVATTLDNSRNLTDSSVELTRRAGGSLENITRTVSAIQSMNQQIAAAAEQQSAVAEEINRSVVNVRDVSEQTASSSEETAASSAELARLGVHLQTLVGRFRV; encoded by the coding sequence ATGTTCAGTTGGCTCACCGAAAAGCTGGGAAACGTAAGTGTCAATCGCAAGCTAGGTTTTGGTTTTGGCCTGGTGCTGCTCATGACCCTCCTGAGCACCTTCGCGGGTTGGAACAGCCTGAGCAGCGTGATCAGCCGCGCTGATAAACAGGCGTCCATCGCCAGCCTGAATGAGTTGGCCAAGGATTTGCGCGTCGCGAGCCTCAGTTACGAGATGCGGCGCGGCGAACAAGGGCCAGCGGCCGTCAGCGAGCTCTTGGGCAAGCTTCAGGAGAGCATTCAGGCGGCCCTCAAACAGTTTGTACGTCCGGCAGACCAGGAGTTGCTCAATCAGCAACTGGCGATCCTCGATGAATACAAACGCGCCTTTGCCGACTTGACCCAAGCAACGCAGAACCGCGAGTCGGCCCGATCCAAACTGGGCGCCAACGCCGACAACGCCGTGGCCAAGGTAACCGAAGTCGAAAATGCCGTGCGCCAAGGCGATAGCGTTGCTCAATTCGACAGTGTGGTAAGCCTGAGCAAGGCCATCCAGCAAGCCCGTTATCAAGTCCGTGGCTACACCTACAGCGGCAAGGCCGATGCCGAGCAACCGGCACTGGATGCCATCGATAACGTCCTGAAAACCCTTGAAAGCCTGCCGGGCAAAGTCCCGGAACAACACACCGCCAACCTGCAACAAAGCAGCGAATCGATGAAAGCCTATCGCGCGGCTGTCAGTCAGTTCCGTGACTCACAGGTAGCCAGTGCCGCGGCCCTCAAGAAAATGCTGGATCAAGACACCCGTTTGGATGTGCTGAACAATCAATTGACGACCTCGCAAATCGAGAAGCGCAACCAGGAAACGGCTCAAGCGAAAGAAACGCTGATCATCGTCACCATCCTGGCGTTAGCGTTTGGCCTGCTGGCCGCATGGATCATTACCCGGCAGATCGTCGGTCCACTGCAGCAGACCCTGGTTGCCCTCGAACGTGTCGCCTCCGGCGACTTGAGTCAGAACCTGGTGGTCACCCGCCGTGACGACATGGGCCAATTGCAAGGCAGCCTGCAGCGAATGGTGATCAGCCTGCGGCAACTGATCGGCGGCATCAGCGACGGCGTCACGCAAATCGCCAGCGCTGCCGAACAGCTTTCAGCCGTCACCGAGCAGACCAGCGCCGGGGTCAACAGCCAGAAAGTGGAAACCGACCAGGTCGCCACCGCGATGCACGAAATGACCGCCACGGTGCAGGAAGTGGCGCGCAATGCCGAGGAAGCCTCCGAAGCGGCCCTCGCCGCTGACCAACAGGCTCGCGAAGGCGAAAAAGTGGTCGGTGAAGCCATCGCCCAGATCGAACGCCTGTCCAAGGAAGTCGGCAACTCCACCGAAGCCATGGGTCATCTCAAACGCGAGAGCGACAAAATCGGCAGCGTGCTGGACGTGATCAAGTCCGTCGCCCAGCAAACCAACCTGCTGGCTCTCAACGCCGCCATCGAAGCGGCCCGTGCCGGTGAGGCCGGGCGTGGTTTTGCGGTGGTGGCCGACGAGGTTCGCAGCTTGGCCCAGCGCACCCAGAAGTCCACCGAAGAAATCGAAGAGCTGATCCTGGGCCTGCAATCGGGCACCGAGCAGGTCGCGACCACCCTGGACAACAGCCGCAACCTGACCGACAGCAGCGTCGAACTGACCCGTCGTGCCGGCGGCTCACTGGAAAACATCACCCGCACAGTCTCGGCGATCCAGTCGATGAACCAACAGATCGCCGCTGCGGCCGAGCAGCAGAGCGCCGTGGCCGAAGAGATCAACCGCAGCGTCGTGAACGTTCGCGATGTCTCCGAACAAACCGCCTCCTCCAGCGAAGAAACCGCCGCCTCCAGCGCTGAACTGGCGCGATTGGGGGTTCATTTGCAGACGTTGGTGGGGCGATTCCGGGTTTGA
- a CDS encoding 16S rRNA (uracil(1498)-N(3))-methyltransferase encodes MNLLLLEEADFIEPDRVILSDRRLTHMQEVHRSAVGDSLRVGRIGGLMGTAQVLRLEAREAELQVTLDQPPPAKLPLTLVLALPRPKMLRRVFQTVATMGVPRVVLVNSYRVEKSFWQTPFLEPEAIREQLILGLEQARDSVLPEIIIEKRFKPFVEDRLPAITDGTLGLVGHPGNYPPCPRALTEPVTLAIGPEGGWIPYEIDLLAKAGLQPVQLGERILRVETAVTALLARLF; translated from the coding sequence GTGAACCTGCTGCTGCTCGAAGAGGCCGACTTCATCGAGCCCGACCGCGTGATCCTGAGCGATCGCCGGTTGACCCACATGCAGGAAGTCCATCGCAGCGCCGTCGGTGACAGCCTGCGAGTCGGGCGCATCGGTGGGTTGATGGGTACGGCCCAGGTGCTGCGCCTGGAGGCCCGCGAGGCCGAACTGCAAGTGACCCTCGACCAGCCTCCACCCGCCAAGTTGCCGCTGACCCTGGTGCTGGCCCTGCCGCGTCCGAAAATGCTTCGGCGGGTGTTCCAGACCGTCGCCACCATGGGCGTGCCGCGCGTGGTGCTGGTCAACAGCTATCGCGTGGAAAAGAGCTTTTGGCAGACGCCGTTCCTCGAGCCCGAGGCCATCCGCGAGCAACTGATCCTGGGCCTGGAACAAGCCCGGGATAGCGTGCTGCCAGAAATCATCATCGAAAAACGCTTCAAGCCCTTCGTCGAAGACCGCCTGCCGGCCATTACCGACGGCACCTTGGGCCTGGTGGGTCATCCTGGCAACTACCCGCCTTGCCCTCGCGCGCTGACAGAACCGGTGACACTGGCCATTGGTCCGGAGGGCGGCTGGATTCCCTACGAGATCGACCTGTTGGCCAAGGCCGGCCTGCAACCGGTGCAACTGGGCGAGCGGATCCTGCGGGTCGAGACCGCGGTCACCGCGCTGCTCGCACGGTTGTTCTGA
- the tatC gene encoding twin-arginine translocase subunit TatC: protein MAAASPMSDIPENDQPMPLVSHLTELRTRLLRCVAAVFIIFAGLFAFTQQIYTFVSTPLRQYLPVGATMIATDVSSPFLTPLKLTMMVSLFLAIPVILHQIWGFIAPGLYKHEKRIAVPLLVSSILLFYTGMAFAYFFVFPLIFKFFAAATPAGVEMMTDITSYLDFVMTLFFAFGVAFEIPVAVVLLVWIGVVDVKYLKKVRPYVIIGCFVVGMILTPPDIFSQTLLAVPMWLLFEIGILFGGLVRKRREEEPEEQPVDDHNDQPPATQA from the coding sequence ATTGCCGCCGCGAGCCCCATGAGCGATATCCCTGAAAACGACCAGCCGATGCCGCTGGTATCGCACCTCACCGAGTTGCGCACGCGCCTGCTGCGTTGCGTCGCGGCGGTTTTCATCATCTTCGCCGGGCTGTTCGCCTTCACCCAGCAGATCTACACCTTTGTCTCCACGCCGCTGCGCCAGTACCTGCCAGTGGGGGCGACGATGATCGCCACCGACGTGTCGTCGCCGTTCCTGACACCACTGAAGCTGACGATGATGGTCTCGCTGTTCCTGGCGATCCCGGTGATCCTGCACCAGATCTGGGGCTTCATCGCACCGGGCCTGTACAAGCATGAAAAACGCATTGCCGTGCCGCTGCTGGTGTCGAGCATCCTGCTGTTCTACACCGGCATGGCGTTCGCCTATTTCTTCGTATTCCCGCTGATTTTCAAATTCTTCGCCGCCGCCACTCCGGCGGGCGTGGAAATGATGACCGATATCACCAGTTACCTGGATTTCGTCATGACGCTGTTCTTCGCCTTCGGCGTGGCGTTTGAAATTCCCGTGGCGGTGGTGCTGTTGGTGTGGATCGGCGTGGTAGACGTCAAATACCTGAAGAAAGTCCGCCCGTACGTGATCATCGGCTGCTTCGTCGTCGGCATGATCCTGACCCCACCGGACATTTTCTCCCAGACCCTGCTGGCCGTGCCGATGTGGCTGCTGTTCGAGATCGGCATCCTGTTCGGTGGCCTGGTGCGCAAACGCCGGGAAGAAGAGCCCGAGGAACAACCGGTCGATGACCACAACGACCAGCCGCCAGCGACCCAAGCGTGA
- the tatB gene encoding Sec-independent protein translocase protein TatB, which yields MFGISFTELLLVGLVALLVLGPERLPGAARTAGLWIGRLKRSFNAIKQEVEREIGADDIRRQLHNEHILSLEQEARKIFTPTQQEPTPVQPVAEPTIAPQAPVDGTVPVAEPAPVISTAADTASPAVPAPNDPTLPPRAP from the coding sequence ATGTTTGGGATCAGCTTCACTGAACTGCTGCTCGTCGGCCTCGTCGCCCTGCTGGTACTGGGCCCCGAGCGCCTGCCGGGTGCTGCGCGCACCGCCGGTCTGTGGATCGGCCGTCTAAAGCGCAGCTTCAATGCGATCAAACAGGAAGTTGAACGTGAAATCGGCGCCGACGACATCCGTCGGCAGCTTCACAACGAACATATTCTGTCCCTGGAGCAGGAAGCGCGGAAAATCTTCACGCCGACCCAGCAGGAGCCGACGCCGGTCCAACCTGTGGCCGAGCCGACGATTGCCCCCCAGGCGCCGGTGGATGGCACGGTGCCCGTGGCTGAGCCTGCTCCAGTGATATCGACGGCAGCGGATACAGCGTCCCCCGCAGTCCCTGCGCCCAACGACCCTACATTGCCGCCGCGAGCCCCATGA
- a CDS encoding twin-arginine translocase TatA/TatE family subunit — MGIFDWKHWIVILVVVVLVFGTKKLKNLGTDVGESIKGFRKAMNDDEKPADPTAAQAQPVQPAQPVHPQATQPVNAPNTIDVQAQKVEEPIRKDS, encoded by the coding sequence ATGGGTATCTTTGACTGGAAACACTGGATCGTCATCCTGGTCGTCGTGGTGTTGGTGTTCGGTACCAAGAAACTGAAGAACCTCGGCACCGATGTTGGCGAGTCGATCAAGGGCTTTCGCAAGGCCATGAACGATGACGAAAAACCGGCCGACCCGACGGCGGCCCAGGCTCAACCCGTACAACCGGCCCAACCGGTACACCCACAAGCCACTCAGCCTGTGAATGCGCCCAATACCATCGACGTGCAGGCTCAGAAAGTCGAAGAGCCCATCCGCAAAGACTCGTGA
- a CDS encoding phosphoribosyl-ATP diphosphatase, with the protein MSDTLTRLAQVLEERKGAAADSSYVASLYHKGLNKILEKVGEESVETIIAAKDAAISGDCSDVIYETADLWFHSLVMLAQLGQHPQAVLDELDRRFGLSGHVEKASRPSA; encoded by the coding sequence ATGAGTGACACCCTGACCCGCCTGGCCCAGGTGCTGGAAGAGCGCAAGGGCGCCGCGGCCGACAGTTCCTATGTCGCCAGCCTGTACCACAAGGGCTTGAACAAGATTCTGGAGAAAGTCGGCGAAGAGTCGGTCGAGACCATCATCGCCGCCAAGGACGCCGCCATCAGTGGCGATTGCAGCGACGTGATCTACGAGACCGCCGACCTGTGGTTCCACAGCCTGGTCATGCTGGCCCAACTGGGGCAGCATCCGCAGGCCGTACTGGATGAACTGGACCGTCGCTTCGGTCTGTCCGGGCACGTCGAGAAAGCCTCGCGCCCGTCCGCCTGA
- the hisI gene encoding phosphoribosyl-AMP cyclohydrolase, translating to MKNWQDEIKWDADGLVPAIAQDHKTGRVLMMAWMNREALALTAAENRAIYWSRSRGKLWRKGEESGHVQHLHEMRLDCDGDVIILMVEQVGEIACHTGRQSCFYRVFESGDWKTVDPVLKDPHAIYSGHTHE from the coding sequence ATGAAAAACTGGCAGGACGAGATCAAGTGGGACGCTGACGGCCTGGTGCCGGCCATCGCCCAGGACCACAAGACCGGGCGCGTATTGATGATGGCCTGGATGAACCGCGAAGCGCTGGCCTTGACCGCCGCCGAGAACCGCGCCATCTATTGGTCACGTTCCCGTGGCAAGCTGTGGCGCAAAGGTGAAGAGTCCGGGCACGTGCAGCACCTGCATGAGATGCGCCTGGACTGCGACGGCGACGTCATCATCCTGATGGTCGAGCAAGTCGGTGAGATTGCCTGCCACACCGGCCGTCAAAGCTGCTTCTATCGCGTCTTCGAGAGCGGCGACTGGAAAACCGTCGACCCGGTGCTCAAGGACCCGCATGCCATTTATTCAGGACATACCCATGAGTGA
- a CDS encoding SCP2 domain-containing protein, with translation MLLTGLLASVELGLNRVLRLDSTALARLARLSGSVIAVDCRSPALRLFILPSDEGLMLAGHWEAEVDCTLRAPASSLLNLALGKDKTAVLHSPDVELDGDSGVLLELAAILQDLELDWEYEVSRWIGPVATQLLSGHLRSRTRWYRQGFASLGQNLSEYLAEESRTLVGQREAQARFNELDQIKLDLERLEARFERLSRSLETKR, from the coding sequence ATGCTGCTCACCGGGCTGCTTGCCAGCGTCGAACTCGGCCTCAACCGGGTGTTGCGCCTGGACAGCACGGCGCTCGCGCGCCTGGCGCGCTTGAGCGGCAGCGTGATCGCCGTCGACTGCCGCAGCCCGGCGTTGCGGTTGTTCATCCTGCCCAGTGACGAAGGCCTGATGCTCGCTGGGCACTGGGAGGCCGAGGTCGACTGCACGTTGCGCGCCCCAGCGTCGAGCCTGCTGAACCTGGCCCTGGGCAAGGATAAGACCGCGGTGCTGCACAGCCCCGACGTGGAGCTCGACGGCGACAGTGGCGTGCTGCTGGAGCTGGCGGCGATTCTCCAGGACCTGGAGCTGGATTGGGAATACGAAGTGTCCCGCTGGATCGGCCCGGTGGCCACACAATTGCTCAGCGGTCATCTGCGCAGTCGCACTCGCTGGTATCGCCAGGGCTTCGCCAGCCTGGGGCAGAATCTGAGTGAATACCTGGCTGAAGAATCGCGTACCCTCGTAGGCCAACGCGAAGCACAAGCCCGTTTTAATGAACTGGACCAGATCAAACTTGACCTGGAACGTCTCGAGGCGCGTTTCGAGCGCCTTTCCCGATCCCTTGAAACCAAGCGATAA
- the ubiE gene encoding bifunctional demethylmenaquinone methyltransferase/2-methoxy-6-polyprenyl-1,4-benzoquinol methylase UbiE, protein MTDQRKGSDAEPTTHFGFKNVPESQKAEKVAEVFHSVAAKYDLMNDLLSGGMHRLWKRFAIELSGVRSGNRVLDIAGGTGDLTKKFSHIVGPTGQVVLADINESMLKVGRDRLLDLGVAGNVEFVQADAEKLPFPDNHFDCVTIAFGLRNVTHKEDALRSMLRVLKPGGRLLVLEFSKPTNALMSKAYDAYSFAFMPLMGKLITNDSESYRYLAESIRMHPNQETLKSMMVEAGFDRVTYHNMTAGIVALHRGIKP, encoded by the coding sequence ATGACTGATCAGCGCAAAGGCAGCGATGCCGAACCCACCACTCACTTCGGCTTCAAGAACGTGCCGGAAAGCCAGAAAGCGGAAAAAGTCGCTGAGGTTTTCCACTCCGTAGCCGCCAAGTATGACTTGATGAACGACCTGCTCTCGGGCGGCATGCACCGCTTGTGGAAGCGTTTCGCGATCGAACTGTCGGGCGTGCGCAGCGGCAATCGCGTGCTCGACATCGCCGGCGGCACGGGCGACCTGACGAAGAAGTTTTCCCATATCGTCGGGCCAACCGGCCAGGTGGTCCTGGCCGACATCAACGAATCCATGCTCAAGGTCGGCCGCGACCGCCTGCTGGACCTGGGTGTGGCCGGTAACGTCGAGTTCGTCCAGGCCGACGCTGAAAAGCTGCCGTTCCCCGACAACCATTTCGACTGCGTGACCATCGCCTTCGGCCTGCGCAACGTCACCCACAAGGAAGATGCCCTGCGCTCGATGCTGCGCGTGCTCAAGCCCGGTGGCCGCCTGCTGGTGCTGGAGTTCTCCAAGCCAACCAATGCGCTGATGTCCAAGGCCTATGACGCCTACTCGTTCGCCTTCATGCCGCTGATGGGCAAGCTGATCACCAACGACTCGGAAAGCTATCGCTACCTGGCCGAATCGATCCGCATGCACCCGAACCAGGAAACCCTGAAGTCGATGATGGTCGAGGCCGGTTTCGACCGCGTGACCTACCACAACATGACCGCAGGCATCGTCGCCCTGCACCGCGGTATCAAACCCTGA
- a CDS encoding polyhydroxyalkanoic acid system family protein — protein MARITVERAHGLGKEAAREKADKLAQKLSDSYGLEPQWEGDTLKLKRSGVKGEVHVGEDSIRVDVELGMLMSAMSGTIKTEIEKALDKALA, from the coding sequence ATGGCCCGTATAACTGTTGAGCGTGCCCATGGCCTGGGCAAGGAAGCGGCGCGAGAGAAAGCCGACAAGCTGGCGCAGAAGTTGTCCGACAGCTATGGCCTGGAGCCGCAGTGGGAGGGCGACACCCTGAAACTCAAGCGTTCCGGGGTCAAGGGCGAAGTGCATGTGGGCGAGGACTCGATCCGCGTCGACGTGGAGCTGGGCATGTTGATGTCGGCCATGAGTGGGACGATCAAGACGGAAATTGAAAAAGCGCTGGATAAAGCGTTGGCCTGA
- a CDS encoding phasin family protein: MAKVILKKKTDVESSTLGDVKTYARKIWLAGLGAYAKVGQEGGEYFQELVKAGEVIETKGKKKIAGKLEAANSELIEAKSDVNTFKARVEVQLDKVEKVFDARVASALNRIGIPSKHDVETLSAKLDELTALLERVARKH; encoded by the coding sequence ATGGCCAAAGTTATTCTGAAGAAAAAAACCGACGTTGAATCTTCCACGCTCGGCGACGTGAAAACGTACGCGCGCAAGATCTGGCTGGCGGGCCTGGGCGCCTACGCGAAGGTCGGCCAGGAAGGCGGCGAGTACTTCCAGGAGTTGGTTAAGGCTGGCGAAGTTATTGAAACCAAAGGTAAAAAGAAAATTGCCGGGAAACTTGAAGCGGCCAACAGCGAATTGATTGAAGCCAAGAGCGACGTCAATACTTTCAAGGCTCGGGTTGAAGTACAACTCGATAAAGTCGAGAAGGTATTTGATGCCCGTGTTGCAAGTGCCTTGAATCGTATCGGCATTCCGTCTAAACATGACGTTGAGACACTCTCTGCTAAGCTCGATGAGCTGACAGCATTGCTCGAACGTGTCGCGCGTAAACATTAA
- a CDS encoding phasin family protein, protein MAGKKITEKEGSSWAGKIEKYSRKIWLAGLGVYSKIDSDGSKLFESLVKDGEKAEKLTKTAVGKQVDAAKDTAESAKSRIGGVKDRALGKWDELEGAFDKRLNSAISRLGVPSRNEVKALHSKVDTLTKQIEKLTGAKVAPVATKTAAAKPAAKTAAKPLVKAAAKPAAKPAAKAAAKPAAKTAAAKPAAKTAAKPVAAKAAAKPAAKPAAKTAAAKPAAAKPAAKPAAKAAAKPAAAKKPAVKKPAAPKVGTPRALATAAKPATPASTANSASAPTPVATPTTAPAPSTPTTQS, encoded by the coding sequence ATGGCTGGCAAAAAAATCACTGAAAAAGAAGGCAGCTCGTGGGCCGGGAAGATTGAAAAATACTCCCGCAAAATCTGGCTTGCTGGTTTAGGCGTGTACTCGAAGATCGACTCTGACGGCAGCAAGCTCTTCGAGTCCCTGGTAAAGGACGGCGAGAAGGCCGAAAAACTCACCAAGACGGCGGTCGGCAAACAAGTCGATGCGGCCAAAGACACTGCCGAGTCCGCCAAGTCGCGAATCGGCGGCGTGAAGGATCGTGCGCTGGGCAAATGGGACGAACTGGAAGGGGCTTTCGACAAGCGCCTGAACAGCGCAATCTCGCGCCTGGGGGTGCCAAGTCGTAATGAAGTCAAGGCGCTGCACAGCAAGGTCGACACCCTGACCAAGCAGATCGAAAAGCTCACCGGCGCCAAAGTCGCACCCGTGGCGACCAAGACTGCAGCGGCCAAGCCGGCCGCTAAAACGGCGGCCAAGCCACTGGTCAAGGCTGCGGCAAAACCCGCCGCCAAACCTGCGGCGAAGGCAGCAGCCAAGCCCGCGGCTAAAACCGCAGCGGCCAAACCTGCTGCCAAGACGGCGGCCAAACCGGTCGCGGCGAAAGCAGCAGCCAAGCCTGCGGCCAAGCCAGCAGCCAAGACTGCAGCGGCTAAACCTGCTGCGGCTAAACCAGCCGCTAAGCCTGCGGCAAAAGCGGCGGCCAAACCTGCTGCGGCGAAAAAACCGGCCGTGAAAAAACCGGCCGCGCCAAAAGTAGGTACCCCCAGGGCGCTGGCTACGGCGGCCAAACCGGCAACCCCGGCGAGCACGGCGAACTCCGCTTCGGCTCCGACCCCGGTTGCCACTCCGACTACCGCGCCGGCTCCATCGACGCCTACCACCCAGTCCTGA